A stretch of DNA from Maridesulfovibrio sp.:
GACACTGAAAAGCTTGAATATATCAAGCTGCTCAAAAACGTACGTCGCGGTCGGGTCAAGGAATATGCGGACAAGTTCCCCGAAGCCGTCTACACTCCAGTTGATCCGGGGCTGGATTACAATCCTCTCTGGGCTCACAAGGCGGACTGCGCTTTCCCTTCCGCTACGCAGAATGAGATCAACGGTAAGGACGCGGCAAATATTGTGGCCAACGGAGTGAAGGTTCTGTCCGAAGGCGCCAATATGCCCACCACTCCGGACGGTATAGATATTTTCCTCGACAACGGGATACTCTACGGTCCGGGCAAGGCTGCAAACGCCGGCGGAGTTTCCGTATCCGGGCTGGAGATGAGCCAGAACAGCATGCGGCTCAACTGGACGCGGGAAGAGGTCGATCAGCGGCTCAAGGTCATTATGCACAACATCCACAAGGCCTGCGCCGAAACAGCCGAACATTACGGTGCGCCGTTCAACTACATGATGGGTGCAAACATCGCCGGTTTTGTGAAAGTGTCTCAGGCAATGCTGGATCAGGGATTGGTCTAAGTCGGTTTTGAGGTGACAGGATGCCTCCGGTGACACCTCTGTTCGCAACGGGTCGCTAAAACTCAAAGCAAAGCTTTTCGTTAATCGACCTTAAGGCCTGCCGGGGGCCTTAAACTATTAAGGTTTCCAAAGGGGATTATCCATCTCTGCTCTCCATATCCCTAAGACTCGAAGCGAGCTTCTCGTCTAAGGGCTAGTGGGCCTTTGGCAGCCGGAGGCGAAATAAAATTGCCTAAAGCGCGAAGCGCATCAAATCCAGCCTCTTAACTGTCCACGTTGCAGGAAGATACGGGCAGTTTTTTATAGTGCTATACTGAGTTGCGTCCGGAGATGAGGGGGAGCGCCGTGGAAGAAAAAATGAAATTTCTGGGCAGCCGGAACAGCCAGTTCAACCTGTACCATGATCTCATGCGGGTCAAAGTGCATGATATCCTGTTGATATCAAGTCCTTATGATGCCTGGGTAATGGAGGAAGACAGCCGCATTTCGGAACGCATAGTCAGCGAATATCGCGGGCTGAATCTGAGCAGCCCGCCGCGGCTTTCCTGGGTTTCAACCATTGAAGAGGCTCTCGAACTGCTGGATGTTATGGTCTTCGACATGGTCATCCTGATGCCTCATCTAACTGATATGAACTGCTGCCGGATGGCCCGGATGATAAAGGACAGGATTCCGGGACTGCCCGTGGTCATGCTTGTTCACAGGCAACTGGCCGATTCCGATGCTGATTTCAGCGAAGGAACGGAACGTCAGTTCGTATGGTCCGGAGATGCCGAGCTGCTGGTTGCCATGGTCAAGAATATGGAAGACCTGCTTAACGTTGAGCACGATACCAGTGAGGTCGGAATCCGGGTGATCATAGTGGTGGAGGATTCCCCGCGCTATCTGGCCTCTTTTCTGCCCATTCTGTACAAGGAGCTGGTCCGCCAGACTCAGGCACTGATGGAAGAGGGGCTTAATGCCGAACACCGCCTGCTTACCATGCGGGCGCGTCCAAAGATATTGACCGCCCGTACCTATGAAGAGGCGATGGGGCTTTTCGAAAAATACGAGCCTTACATTCTGGGTGTTATTTCCGATGTCCGTTTTCCGCGCCGGGGAAAGCCTGATGGCAACGCCGGTATAGACCTGCTTAAGAATCTCAAAGCGCACCGGGAAGATATACCGCTTCTGCTTGCCAGTAACGAACCGGAAAACAGGGAGCGGGCGGAGAGTATTCCGTCCTGTTTCGTGGATAAGAATTCGCCGGACATGATGAGCGCTGTTCGCCGTTTCGTGTTGGAACAGCTGGGGTTCGGAGACTTTGTGGTCCGCGATCTTGAGGACAGGGAGATCGCCAGGGCCGGGAGCCTGTATTCCCTTGAACGGATTCTGCGCGATATGCCGGAACGTATTTTCATCAGGCATTGCAGGCGTAATGATTTTTCCCGCTGGTTTTACGCGCGCACTGAGATAGCTCTGGCAAACCGCATAAGGCCGTTGAGGGAGAAGGATTTTCCGGACTGGGAAACCCACCGGACTCATTTGATCGGAATGATCCGGGAGAGGCGCATGCAACGGCAGCAGGGAGTCATAGTCTCCTTCAACCCGAAGGATTTTGATCCGGATACGGATTTTCTGAAAATAGGTTCCGGATCACTGGGCGGAAAGGCTAGGGGCATGGCTTTTATCTGTTCCATGCTGAACCGCAACCCCTGGCTGCACGAAAAGTATCCCGATATCAGGATATCCGCTCCGCGTACCCTGACCATAGGAACTTCCGGGTTTGACGATTTCATGGAGATGAACGATCTTTCCTACCTTGCCACCTCAGAGGTCGCGGATAAGCGGGTTGCCGAAATCTTTTCCGAGGCATTTTTTCCGGGCTGGATAGAAACCCAATTGCGGTCTTATCTCCATGAAGTCGGGTATCCTCTTGCGGTACGTTCTTCCAGCCTGCTGGAGGACGCACAGTATCAGGCCTATGCCGGGTTGTATTCCACCTATATGATTCCCAATGATCATCCGGACATTGAACAGCGGCTTGAACAGCTTGTTTCCGCTGTCAAACTCGTATGGGCTTCCACCTGCTACAATGCTCCCAAGTCTTTTTCCCGGCGGGTCAATCAGCGGACGGACGAAGAGAAGATGGGGGTCATCATACAGGAGATAGTGGGCGAACGTTACGGCGATTATTATTTCCCGGCCATTTCCGGTGTGGGACAGTCCTATAACTACTACCCGTTCGGCAAGATGAAACCGGAACAGGGCGTTGCCACGGTTGCTTTGGGTATAGGCAAGTCGGTGGTGGACGGAGAGCAGTGCATACGTTTCTCCCCCCGTTATCCCAAAATACTGCCCCAGTGTCCGACCCTTGCTGATTCGCTGAAAAATGCCCAGACTCTTTTCTACGGTCTTAGGATGAGAGGGGCGGAGCGTGAGGACATACATGGAAACGCAAACCTGGAACGGCTTAATATCGCTGATTTTGAAGACAGCGCACCCGTACGTCTGCTGGCATCTACTTATATCCCGGAAGAGGGGCGTATAAGGGATACAGCCCATGTGGAAGGGCCGAAGCTCATACTTTTCGCTCCGGTGTTAAAACACAAGACCGTGCCGCTAGCTTCGGTGCTGGGAGATATTCTGCTGCTGGCCGAGAAAGGCATGGGCGGGCCTGTGGAAATAGAGTTTGCCGTAAATATGTATGAGGACGGGCGCCAGCCTGCGTTCAGTCTGCTGCAGCTGCGGCCGATGAGTGCCCGTGCAGACCTCGACCGGGTGAATATCGGTGCCGAGGATCTGAAGAAAGCCGTATGTGTTTCCACACATGCTCTGGGCAATGCCGAAAAAACAGATATAGAGGACATTCTGATTGTCCGGCCGGATAGCTTTGATGCCGCCGGGACACGCCGCATGGCTCTTGAAATTTCCGCCATAAACAGGGAGCTTGTCGGCCGGAAGCGCAAGTATCTGCTGGTCGGACCCGGACGATGGGGTTCTGCCGACCCCTGGCTTGGTATTCCCGTGGAATGGCAGGATATTTCAGGTGTCTCAGCCATAGTCGAGACTTCGACAGAAGGATTTAAAATGGAGCCGTCGCAGGGATCGCATTTCTTCCACAACATAACCACCCTTGGAATCAATTATCTGATGGTTCTGGATAAGCCCGGAAACTATATTGATTGGGATTGGTTTGCTGTGCAGCCGGCTGTTCAGCACGGTGAATTCGTTACACATCTTCAGCTGTCCGCTCCTCTGCTGCTTAAGGTTGACGGAAGAAGCTCGCAGGCGGTGGTTCTCCCTCCGGAAAGTTGATGGTGTTGCCTTTTCACGCAGGCGTATTATTTAATAGGGAATTGGATGTGTGCTGGCTTTGATTGACTTATGATTTTTATCTTTTTTATCCTGCATAAAGTTATGTTAATGTTTCTTGTGTTGTGTGAACGGCGATAATTATGCATGCATATTATTACCGTGCGTGAATGGTTGTTAACCGATAATACAGGTGTTTATAGTTTAATAATATGAGTGTTTCAGATTTTACTCCCGGAAGCAGTACCGGTGCAGTGGACGGACCGAGTCCGATAGCTTTTGATTTTACGGAAGAAGACCATGAAGGGTACGTCATGCTTGCCCCGTGTGGCGGCATCTGTAACTCCACTGTCAAATATATGAAAAATCGTCTTTACGATCTCAGTTGTGAAGAGGGCTGCAAGATAGTCATGTCCATGAAAGATGTGGATTTTATCGACAGTGTCGGTCTGGGTACAATGATCACGGCGCACAAGAACTGTGACGAGTACGGTGGAATGATAGTTTATTGTTCCATGAAGCCTATGATACTGAAAAATATGCAGCTTCTTAACATGGATAAGTTCCTGAAAATTACTCCCGATTTGCAGAGCGCCTTAAATCTGCTGGACTGGTAGGCGATATAGCACCCTGAAGTTCTTTTTCTGATCGTGACTTTTCAAATGCTCTCCCCCTGATCTTTTATGACAGATTGACATGGTATAGATAATGCATATTTGTACTCATGACTGACATAGCTGAAAGAAATACCAAGATTGTTTTAGGCCGGAATGCTCGGGATTTATTGACAAACATGAGCGTTCAAAAAAATGGCGCAGAGCAGGGCATAGACCATGTGGTGGATTATGTTGTCGAGGCCCCGTTCGATCTGATTGTGCGCGAGAAGGGTGACTTTACTGTTTTTGCCCCGAAAGGGCGACTGAACA
This window harbors:
- a CDS encoding STAS domain-containing protein, whose amino-acid sequence is MSVSDFTPGSSTGAVDGPSPIAFDFTEEDHEGYVMLAPCGGICNSTVKYMKNRLYDLSCEEGCKIVMSMKDVDFIDSVGLGTMITAHKNCDEYGGMIVYCSMKPMILKNMQLLNMDKFLKITPDLQSALNLLDW
- a CDS encoding PEP/pyruvate-binding domain-containing protein; protein product: MEEKMKFLGSRNSQFNLYHDLMRVKVHDILLISSPYDAWVMEEDSRISERIVSEYRGLNLSSPPRLSWVSTIEEALELLDVMVFDMVILMPHLTDMNCCRMARMIKDRIPGLPVVMLVHRQLADSDADFSEGTERQFVWSGDAELLVAMVKNMEDLLNVEHDTSEVGIRVIIVVEDSPRYLASFLPILYKELVRQTQALMEEGLNAEHRLLTMRARPKILTARTYEEAMGLFEKYEPYILGVISDVRFPRRGKPDGNAGIDLLKNLKAHREDIPLLLASNEPENRERAESIPSCFVDKNSPDMMSAVRRFVLEQLGFGDFVVRDLEDREIARAGSLYSLERILRDMPERIFIRHCRRNDFSRWFYARTEIALANRIRPLREKDFPDWETHRTHLIGMIRERRMQRQQGVIVSFNPKDFDPDTDFLKIGSGSLGGKARGMAFICSMLNRNPWLHEKYPDIRISAPRTLTIGTSGFDDFMEMNDLSYLATSEVADKRVAEIFSEAFFPGWIETQLRSYLHEVGYPLAVRSSSLLEDAQYQAYAGLYSTYMIPNDHPDIEQRLEQLVSAVKLVWASTCYNAPKSFSRRVNQRTDEEKMGVIIQEIVGERYGDYYFPAISGVGQSYNYYPFGKMKPEQGVATVALGIGKSVVDGEQCIRFSPRYPKILPQCPTLADSLKNAQTLFYGLRMRGAEREDIHGNANLERLNIADFEDSAPVRLLASTYIPEEGRIRDTAHVEGPKLILFAPVLKHKTVPLASVLGDILLLAEKGMGGPVEIEFAVNMYEDGRQPAFSLLQLRPMSARADLDRVNIGAEDLKKAVCVSTHALGNAEKTDIEDILIVRPDSFDAAGTRRMALEISAINRELVGRKRKYLLVGPGRWGSADPWLGIPVEWQDISGVSAIVETSTEGFKMEPSQGSHFFHNITTLGINYLMVLDKPGNYIDWDWFAVQPAVQHGEFVTHLQLSAPLLLKVDGRSSQAVVLPPES